The Chrysoperla carnea chromosome X, inChrCarn1.1, whole genome shotgun sequence genome includes a region encoding these proteins:
- the LOC123302474 gene encoding guanine nucleotide exchange factor DBS-like isoform X1: MSTPPATNSIETQIDSFLGQFKRTASKAKDKRPASDECFVDSLSGISTFTTAVNRSQSAKFDNNDATSTDDVESIRSDCESRRSNNGTLVEEIAVRDVLNLLQSQYAIITGGKTKDMCPIITFPDNNNFQNITDVEYQRLMMYLTSVPSTPVLYKSLHFRLQEADLGFHLIIDRRKDRWNSVKAVLLKISGYFPGIIHVAYVIRPASLLQKAISEVSNKLFKEEFKFRVIVCSRVEELHEYIDRSQLTQELGGFLKYSHHDWIQQRIELQKFSVMTKEISQALDIFLSSILETEFPNNVEATQQLLNQQGILYAELKDEILSATKHGEHLLLNIKENPASKCTEPTLTDNTDKLGNVFAVERLLVQLEETERTFDEFWQQHFAKLQQCLELRRFEQSFKELQSNFDTHLKTVSEMTEIGETVNRVDTLIQETTDFQKVCLYDIDRAEELVSTGQQLLQIKNSLSLDCIEPKCSELNRMCDILSERLTRRLDTLTKCRDLMERVEKANSWCTRGVELLASQHIEKCSTSTELAEKSLHEIQQFIASAAEFKLNSPKEFRYVFQDSITLETKALVMQVLQRIDDVSLMCDKRIASLKKLTIRSPRPVQTVTPERAMPLQPAGGAPPLCKGILRTGHHSINNLNRVESSDGITSNHLNHLTTCENDTDSRGARRGHTLSELLTTEQTYVEELYSILKGYKHELLNEEIKPLVPAILSDKIDVLFGNLDELYNFHANIFLRELENCITSMDLVASCFVQQKDNFFRLYSSYCQNLTRSEQLREQLTSDAHALLQSLQRKLNHQLPLAAYLLKPVQRITKYQLLLKDLHRYSQDDPHAVCDHQQLQEALNCMLLVLKCVNDSMLHVAITGYPNDLSQQGELLLQGSFSVWTESKKDLRLRLKTMQRHIFLYQKVILFCKSIAKSTHTKAMYQFKHSLNMSEIGLTESVKGDHKKFEVWLQGRQEVHTIQAATIEQKQEWVSKIKRVLFNQLEELKGEKIKQYSSLIHKPLRQTISWERQVSTTTSSSAACALPERTMSCDTALRSTPEETLESNVCWSSDYSNSEDEDPFVEQSSNIGSTTGSSITLNERITDMNRGKYVALADYNAIGHNEVSIKEGDIFELLKVGCAGWWFVRFANSTKEGWAPAAYLEPISGKKNRYRSQDALSD, translated from the exons ATGTCAACACCCCCGGCTACGAATAGTATAGAAACACAAATTGATAGTTTTCTAGGACAGTTTAAACGAACTGCATCCAAAGCAAAAGATAAACGTCCCGCTTCGGATGAATGTTTTGTGGATAGTTTAAGTGGTATATCAACGTTTACAACGGCTGTAAATCGTTCACAAAGTGCGAAATTCGATAATAATGATGCTACGAGCACCG ATGATGTAGAAAGTATTCGAAGTGATTGTGAATCTCGACGATCGAATAATGGGACGTTAGTGGAAGAAATTGCTGTTCGGgatgtattaaatttattacaatccCAATATGCAATTATTACCGGTGGGAAAACGAAGGACATGTGTCCAATTATAACATTTCCCGACAACAATAATTTCCAAAACATCACCGATGTCGAATATCAACGACTTATGATGTATTTAACATCTGTGCCATC GACACCAGTGTTGTACAAAAGTTTACATTTTAGATTACAAGAAGCTGATTTAGGATTTCATTTGATTATTGATCGTCGCAAAGATCGATGGAATTCTGTTAAAGctgtacttttaaaaatatcg gGATATTTTCCGGGAATTATTCATGTTGCATATGTGATACGGCCTGCTAGTCTATTACAAAAAGCTATTTCAGAAGttagcaataaattatttaaggaaGAATTCAAATTTCGTGTCATAGTTTGTAGTCGAGTTGAAGAGTTGCACGAATATATTGACCGATCTCAACTCACGCAAGAGTTAGGTGGATTCTTAAAGTATTCCCATCATGATTGGATTCAGCAACGAATT gaattacaaaaattttctgtaatgaCAAAAGAAATCTCACAAGCATTAGATATATTTCTATCAAGTATTTTAGAAACAGAATTTCCAAATAATGTGGAAGCAACAcaacaattattaaatcaaCAAGGTATACTTTATGCTGAATTAAAAGATGAAATTCTATCAGCAACAAAACATGGTGAACATTTActgttaaatattaaagaaaacccCGCATCTAAGTGTACCGAGCCGACTTTAACCGACAATACTGATAAATTAGGGAATGTATTCGCtgttgaaag attattggTACAATTAGAAGAAACTGAGCGTACATTTGATGAATTTTGGCAACAGCATTTTGCAAAATTACAGCAATGCTTAGAGTTACGTCGTTTTGAACAAAGTTTTAAAGAGTTACAAAGTAATTTTGATACGCACTTAAAAACAGTTAGCGAAATGACGGAAATTGGTGAAACTGTGAATCGTGTCGATACCCTAATACAAGAAACTACtgattttcaaaaagtatgCTTGTATGACATTGATCGAGCCGAAGAATTAGTATCAACTGGTCAACAATTATTGCAAATCAAAAATTCATTGTCGTTGGATTGTATTGAACCGAAATGTTCGGAATTGAATCGTATGTGTGATATTCTGTCGGAACGTTTAACACGACGTTTGGATACGCTAACGAAATGTCGTGATTTAATGGAACGCGTTGAAAag gcCAATTCCTGGTGTACCCGTGGCGTAGAATTATTAGCATCACAACACATTGAAAAATGTTCAACTTCAACGGAGCTTGCTGAAAAATCATTGCATGAGATACAACAATTCATTGCTTCCGCTgctgaatttaaattaaatagtccAAAAGAATTCCGCTACGTATTCCAAGATTCTATAACGCTTGAAACCAAGGCATTAGTGATGCAAGTATTGCAACGTATCGATGACGTATCATTAATGTGCGACAAACGTATTGcaagtttgaaaaaattaacgataCGCTCACCGAGACCTGTACAAACTGTTACTCCGGAACGAGCAATGCCATTACAACCCGCTGGCGGAGCACCACCTTTATGTAAGGGCATACTTCGTACTGGACATCattctattaataatttaaatcga GTCGAAAGTAGCGATGGTATTACTTCGAATCATTTAAATCATTTGACAACATGTGAAAATGATACAGATTCAAGAGGTGCTCGACGGGGGCACACTCTAAGCGAATTATTAACCACTGAACAAACTTACGTCGAAGAATTGTATTCGATTTTAaag ggatATAAACATGAATTATTAAACGAAGAAATTAAACCTCTTGTACCTGCAATATTATCCGATAAAATTGATGTACTATTTGGAAATTTAgatgaattatataattttcatgcGAATATTTTTCTACGTGAGCTAGAAAATTGTATAACATCTATGGATTTGGTTGCATCATGTTTTGTTCAACAG aaagaCAATTTTTTCCGATTATACAGTTCCTATTGTCAAAATTTAACGCGTTCTGAACAATTACGTGAACAATTAACATCGGATGCGCATGCGTTATTACAATCATTACAACGTAAATTAAATCATCAGTTACCATTGGCTGCATATTTATTAAAGCCAGTACAACGGATCACAAAGtaccaattattattaaaggacCTGCATCGATATAGTCAGGATGATCCGCATGCAGTTTGCGACCATCAGCAGCTTCAAGAAGCTTTAAATTGTATGCTACTAGTATTAAAATGTGTAAATGATAGCATGCTACATGTGGCTATCACAGGCTATCCAAACGATTTATCTCAACAAGGTGAACTCCTACTTCAAGGCTCCTTCTCTGTATGGACAGAAAGTAAAAAAGATTTACGGTTACGTTTAAAAACAATGCAACGTCACATATTCTTATACCAAAAAGTGATCTTATTCTGTAAATCGATTGCGAAGTCAACGCACACGAAAGCGATGTATCAATTTAAGCATTCGTTGAATATGAGCGAAATTGGTTTAACGGAATCGGTGAAAGGTGATCATAAGAAATTTGAAGTATGGTTACAAGGTCGTCAAGAAGTACATACGATACAAGCGGCTACAATTGAACAGAAACAAGAGTGGGTTAGTAAAATTAAACGAGTCTTGTTCAATCAGTTGGAAGAGTTGAAGGGCGAAAAAATTAAGCAATATTCATCGTTAATTCACAA accTCTACGACAAACAATTTCTTGGGAACGCCAAGTGTCCACGACGACTAGTTCTAGTGCAGCTTGTGCTTTACCAGAACGTACAATGAGTTGTGACACAGCGTTAAGATCAACACCTGAAGAAACGCTCGAATCAAATGTATGCTGGTCTTCGGACTATAGCAATAGTGAAGATGAAGACCCATTTGTTGAACAATCTTCAAATATTGGTTCAACGACAGGATCTTCAATTACTTTA aaTGAACGAATAACAGATATGAATCGTGGAAAATATGTGGCTTTAGCTGATTATAACGCAATTGGGCATAATGAAGTTAGTATTAAGGAGGGTGATATTTTTGAGCTGTTAAAAGTTGGATGCGCTGGTTGGTGGTTTGTTAGATTTGCAA ATTCGACCAAAGAAGGTTGGGCACCAGCTGCTTATCTTGAACCGATTAGTGGTAAAAAGAATCGGTATCGAAGTCAGGATGCTCTCAGTGACTAA
- the LOC123302474 gene encoding guanine nucleotide exchange factor DBS-like isoform X4 — MSTPPATNSIETQIDSFLGQFKRTASKAKDKRPASDECFVDSLSGISTFTTAVNRSQSAKFDNNDATSTDDVESIRSDCESRRSNNGTLVEEIAVRDVLNLLQSQYAIITGGKTKDMCPIITFPDNNNFQNITDVEYQRLMMYLTSVPSTPVLYKSLHFRLQEADLGFHLIIDRRKDRWNSVKAVLLKISGYFPGIIHVAYVIRPASLLQKAISEVSNKLFKEEFKFRVIVCSRVEELHEYIDRSQLTQELGGFLKYSHHDWIQQRIELQKFSVMTKEISQALDIFLSSILETEFPNNVEATQQLLNQQGILYAELKDEILSATKHGEHLLLNIKENPASKCTEPTLTDNTDKLGNVFAVERLLVQLEETERTFDEFWQQHFAKLQQCLELRRFEQSFKELQSNFDTHLKTVSEMTEIGETVNRVDTLIQETTDFQKVCLYDIDRAEELVSTGQQLLQIKNSLSLDCIEPKCSELNRMCDILSERLTRRLDTLTKCRDLMERVEKVESSDGITSNHLNHLTTCENDTDSRGARRGHTLSELLTTEQTYVEELYSILKGYKHELLNEEIKPLVPAILSDKIDVLFGNLDELYNFHANIFLRELENCITSMDLVASCFVQQKDNFFRLYSSYCQNLTRSEQLREQLTSDAHALLQSLQRKLNHQLPLAAYLLKPVQRITKYQLLLKDLHRYSQDDPHAVCDHQQLQEALNCMLLVLKCVNDSMLHVAITGYPNDLSQQGELLLQGSFSVWTESKKDLRLRLKTMQRHIFLYQKVILFCKSIAKSTHTKAMYQFKHSLNMSEIGLTESVKGDHKKFEVWLQGRQEVHTIQAATIEQKQEWVSKIKRVLFNQLEELKGEKIKQYSSLIHKPLRQTISWERQVSTTTSSSAACALPERTMSCDTALRSTPEETLESNVCWSSDYSNSEDEDPFVEQSSNIGSTTGSSITLNERITDMNRGKYVALADYNAIGHNEVSIKEGDIFELLKVGCAGWWFVRFANSTKEGWAPAAYLEPISGKKNRYRSQDALSD; from the exons ATGTCAACACCCCCGGCTACGAATAGTATAGAAACACAAATTGATAGTTTTCTAGGACAGTTTAAACGAACTGCATCCAAAGCAAAAGATAAACGTCCCGCTTCGGATGAATGTTTTGTGGATAGTTTAAGTGGTATATCAACGTTTACAACGGCTGTAAATCGTTCACAAAGTGCGAAATTCGATAATAATGATGCTACGAGCACCG ATGATGTAGAAAGTATTCGAAGTGATTGTGAATCTCGACGATCGAATAATGGGACGTTAGTGGAAGAAATTGCTGTTCGGgatgtattaaatttattacaatccCAATATGCAATTATTACCGGTGGGAAAACGAAGGACATGTGTCCAATTATAACATTTCCCGACAACAATAATTTCCAAAACATCACCGATGTCGAATATCAACGACTTATGATGTATTTAACATCTGTGCCATC GACACCAGTGTTGTACAAAAGTTTACATTTTAGATTACAAGAAGCTGATTTAGGATTTCATTTGATTATTGATCGTCGCAAAGATCGATGGAATTCTGTTAAAGctgtacttttaaaaatatcg gGATATTTTCCGGGAATTATTCATGTTGCATATGTGATACGGCCTGCTAGTCTATTACAAAAAGCTATTTCAGAAGttagcaataaattatttaaggaaGAATTCAAATTTCGTGTCATAGTTTGTAGTCGAGTTGAAGAGTTGCACGAATATATTGACCGATCTCAACTCACGCAAGAGTTAGGTGGATTCTTAAAGTATTCCCATCATGATTGGATTCAGCAACGAATT gaattacaaaaattttctgtaatgaCAAAAGAAATCTCACAAGCATTAGATATATTTCTATCAAGTATTTTAGAAACAGAATTTCCAAATAATGTGGAAGCAACAcaacaattattaaatcaaCAAGGTATACTTTATGCTGAATTAAAAGATGAAATTCTATCAGCAACAAAACATGGTGAACATTTActgttaaatattaaagaaaacccCGCATCTAAGTGTACCGAGCCGACTTTAACCGACAATACTGATAAATTAGGGAATGTATTCGCtgttgaaag attattggTACAATTAGAAGAAACTGAGCGTACATTTGATGAATTTTGGCAACAGCATTTTGCAAAATTACAGCAATGCTTAGAGTTACGTCGTTTTGAACAAAGTTTTAAAGAGTTACAAAGTAATTTTGATACGCACTTAAAAACAGTTAGCGAAATGACGGAAATTGGTGAAACTGTGAATCGTGTCGATACCCTAATACAAGAAACTACtgattttcaaaaagtatgCTTGTATGACATTGATCGAGCCGAAGAATTAGTATCAACTGGTCAACAATTATTGCAAATCAAAAATTCATTGTCGTTGGATTGTATTGAACCGAAATGTTCGGAATTGAATCGTATGTGTGATATTCTGTCGGAACGTTTAACACGACGTTTGGATACGCTAACGAAATGTCGTGATTTAATGGAACGCGTTGAAAag GTCGAAAGTAGCGATGGTATTACTTCGAATCATTTAAATCATTTGACAACATGTGAAAATGATACAGATTCAAGAGGTGCTCGACGGGGGCACACTCTAAGCGAATTATTAACCACTGAACAAACTTACGTCGAAGAATTGTATTCGATTTTAaag ggatATAAACATGAATTATTAAACGAAGAAATTAAACCTCTTGTACCTGCAATATTATCCGATAAAATTGATGTACTATTTGGAAATTTAgatgaattatataattttcatgcGAATATTTTTCTACGTGAGCTAGAAAATTGTATAACATCTATGGATTTGGTTGCATCATGTTTTGTTCAACAG aaagaCAATTTTTTCCGATTATACAGTTCCTATTGTCAAAATTTAACGCGTTCTGAACAATTACGTGAACAATTAACATCGGATGCGCATGCGTTATTACAATCATTACAACGTAAATTAAATCATCAGTTACCATTGGCTGCATATTTATTAAAGCCAGTACAACGGATCACAAAGtaccaattattattaaaggacCTGCATCGATATAGTCAGGATGATCCGCATGCAGTTTGCGACCATCAGCAGCTTCAAGAAGCTTTAAATTGTATGCTACTAGTATTAAAATGTGTAAATGATAGCATGCTACATGTGGCTATCACAGGCTATCCAAACGATTTATCTCAACAAGGTGAACTCCTACTTCAAGGCTCCTTCTCTGTATGGACAGAAAGTAAAAAAGATTTACGGTTACGTTTAAAAACAATGCAACGTCACATATTCTTATACCAAAAAGTGATCTTATTCTGTAAATCGATTGCGAAGTCAACGCACACGAAAGCGATGTATCAATTTAAGCATTCGTTGAATATGAGCGAAATTGGTTTAACGGAATCGGTGAAAGGTGATCATAAGAAATTTGAAGTATGGTTACAAGGTCGTCAAGAAGTACATACGATACAAGCGGCTACAATTGAACAGAAACAAGAGTGGGTTAGTAAAATTAAACGAGTCTTGTTCAATCAGTTGGAAGAGTTGAAGGGCGAAAAAATTAAGCAATATTCATCGTTAATTCACAA accTCTACGACAAACAATTTCTTGGGAACGCCAAGTGTCCACGACGACTAGTTCTAGTGCAGCTTGTGCTTTACCAGAACGTACAATGAGTTGTGACACAGCGTTAAGATCAACACCTGAAGAAACGCTCGAATCAAATGTATGCTGGTCTTCGGACTATAGCAATAGTGAAGATGAAGACCCATTTGTTGAACAATCTTCAAATATTGGTTCAACGACAGGATCTTCAATTACTTTA aaTGAACGAATAACAGATATGAATCGTGGAAAATATGTGGCTTTAGCTGATTATAACGCAATTGGGCATAATGAAGTTAGTATTAAGGAGGGTGATATTTTTGAGCTGTTAAAAGTTGGATGCGCTGGTTGGTGGTTTGTTAGATTTGCAA ATTCGACCAAAGAAGGTTGGGCACCAGCTGCTTATCTTGAACCGATTAGTGGTAAAAAGAATCGGTATCGAAGTCAGGATGCTCTCAGTGACTAA
- the LOC123302474 gene encoding guanine nucleotide exchange factor DBS-like isoform X2, protein MSTPPATNSIETQIDSFLGQFKRTASKAKDKRPASDECFVDSLSGISTFTTAVNRSQSAKFDNNDATSTDDVESIRSDCESRRSNNGTLVEEIAVRDVLNLLQSQYAIITGGKTKDMCPIITFPDNNNFQNITDVEYQRLMMYLTSVPSLQEADLGFHLIIDRRKDRWNSVKAVLLKISGYFPGIIHVAYVIRPASLLQKAISEVSNKLFKEEFKFRVIVCSRVEELHEYIDRSQLTQELGGFLKYSHHDWIQQRIELQKFSVMTKEISQALDIFLSSILETEFPNNVEATQQLLNQQGILYAELKDEILSATKHGEHLLLNIKENPASKCTEPTLTDNTDKLGNVFAVERLLVQLEETERTFDEFWQQHFAKLQQCLELRRFEQSFKELQSNFDTHLKTVSEMTEIGETVNRVDTLIQETTDFQKVCLYDIDRAEELVSTGQQLLQIKNSLSLDCIEPKCSELNRMCDILSERLTRRLDTLTKCRDLMERVEKANSWCTRGVELLASQHIEKCSTSTELAEKSLHEIQQFIASAAEFKLNSPKEFRYVFQDSITLETKALVMQVLQRIDDVSLMCDKRIASLKKLTIRSPRPVQTVTPERAMPLQPAGGAPPLCKGILRTGHHSINNLNRVESSDGITSNHLNHLTTCENDTDSRGARRGHTLSELLTTEQTYVEELYSILKGYKHELLNEEIKPLVPAILSDKIDVLFGNLDELYNFHANIFLRELENCITSMDLVASCFVQQKDNFFRLYSSYCQNLTRSEQLREQLTSDAHALLQSLQRKLNHQLPLAAYLLKPVQRITKYQLLLKDLHRYSQDDPHAVCDHQQLQEALNCMLLVLKCVNDSMLHVAITGYPNDLSQQGELLLQGSFSVWTESKKDLRLRLKTMQRHIFLYQKVILFCKSIAKSTHTKAMYQFKHSLNMSEIGLTESVKGDHKKFEVWLQGRQEVHTIQAATIEQKQEWVSKIKRVLFNQLEELKGEKIKQYSSLIHKPLRQTISWERQVSTTTSSSAACALPERTMSCDTALRSTPEETLESNVCWSSDYSNSEDEDPFVEQSSNIGSTTGSSITLNERITDMNRGKYVALADYNAIGHNEVSIKEGDIFELLKVGCAGWWFVRFANSTKEGWAPAAYLEPISGKKNRYRSQDALSD, encoded by the exons ATGTCAACACCCCCGGCTACGAATAGTATAGAAACACAAATTGATAGTTTTCTAGGACAGTTTAAACGAACTGCATCCAAAGCAAAAGATAAACGTCCCGCTTCGGATGAATGTTTTGTGGATAGTTTAAGTGGTATATCAACGTTTACAACGGCTGTAAATCGTTCACAAAGTGCGAAATTCGATAATAATGATGCTACGAGCACCG ATGATGTAGAAAGTATTCGAAGTGATTGTGAATCTCGACGATCGAATAATGGGACGTTAGTGGAAGAAATTGCTGTTCGGgatgtattaaatttattacaatccCAATATGCAATTATTACCGGTGGGAAAACGAAGGACATGTGTCCAATTATAACATTTCCCGACAACAATAATTTCCAAAACATCACCGATGTCGAATATCAACGACTTATGATGTATTTAACATCTGTGCCATC ATTACAAGAAGCTGATTTAGGATTTCATTTGATTATTGATCGTCGCAAAGATCGATGGAATTCTGTTAAAGctgtacttttaaaaatatcg gGATATTTTCCGGGAATTATTCATGTTGCATATGTGATACGGCCTGCTAGTCTATTACAAAAAGCTATTTCAGAAGttagcaataaattatttaaggaaGAATTCAAATTTCGTGTCATAGTTTGTAGTCGAGTTGAAGAGTTGCACGAATATATTGACCGATCTCAACTCACGCAAGAGTTAGGTGGATTCTTAAAGTATTCCCATCATGATTGGATTCAGCAACGAATT gaattacaaaaattttctgtaatgaCAAAAGAAATCTCACAAGCATTAGATATATTTCTATCAAGTATTTTAGAAACAGAATTTCCAAATAATGTGGAAGCAACAcaacaattattaaatcaaCAAGGTATACTTTATGCTGAATTAAAAGATGAAATTCTATCAGCAACAAAACATGGTGAACATTTActgttaaatattaaagaaaacccCGCATCTAAGTGTACCGAGCCGACTTTAACCGACAATACTGATAAATTAGGGAATGTATTCGCtgttgaaag attattggTACAATTAGAAGAAACTGAGCGTACATTTGATGAATTTTGGCAACAGCATTTTGCAAAATTACAGCAATGCTTAGAGTTACGTCGTTTTGAACAAAGTTTTAAAGAGTTACAAAGTAATTTTGATACGCACTTAAAAACAGTTAGCGAAATGACGGAAATTGGTGAAACTGTGAATCGTGTCGATACCCTAATACAAGAAACTACtgattttcaaaaagtatgCTTGTATGACATTGATCGAGCCGAAGAATTAGTATCAACTGGTCAACAATTATTGCAAATCAAAAATTCATTGTCGTTGGATTGTATTGAACCGAAATGTTCGGAATTGAATCGTATGTGTGATATTCTGTCGGAACGTTTAACACGACGTTTGGATACGCTAACGAAATGTCGTGATTTAATGGAACGCGTTGAAAag gcCAATTCCTGGTGTACCCGTGGCGTAGAATTATTAGCATCACAACACATTGAAAAATGTTCAACTTCAACGGAGCTTGCTGAAAAATCATTGCATGAGATACAACAATTCATTGCTTCCGCTgctgaatttaaattaaatagtccAAAAGAATTCCGCTACGTATTCCAAGATTCTATAACGCTTGAAACCAAGGCATTAGTGATGCAAGTATTGCAACGTATCGATGACGTATCATTAATGTGCGACAAACGTATTGcaagtttgaaaaaattaacgataCGCTCACCGAGACCTGTACAAACTGTTACTCCGGAACGAGCAATGCCATTACAACCCGCTGGCGGAGCACCACCTTTATGTAAGGGCATACTTCGTACTGGACATCattctattaataatttaaatcga GTCGAAAGTAGCGATGGTATTACTTCGAATCATTTAAATCATTTGACAACATGTGAAAATGATACAGATTCAAGAGGTGCTCGACGGGGGCACACTCTAAGCGAATTATTAACCACTGAACAAACTTACGTCGAAGAATTGTATTCGATTTTAaag ggatATAAACATGAATTATTAAACGAAGAAATTAAACCTCTTGTACCTGCAATATTATCCGATAAAATTGATGTACTATTTGGAAATTTAgatgaattatataattttcatgcGAATATTTTTCTACGTGAGCTAGAAAATTGTATAACATCTATGGATTTGGTTGCATCATGTTTTGTTCAACAG aaagaCAATTTTTTCCGATTATACAGTTCCTATTGTCAAAATTTAACGCGTTCTGAACAATTACGTGAACAATTAACATCGGATGCGCATGCGTTATTACAATCATTACAACGTAAATTAAATCATCAGTTACCATTGGCTGCATATTTATTAAAGCCAGTACAACGGATCACAAAGtaccaattattattaaaggacCTGCATCGATATAGTCAGGATGATCCGCATGCAGTTTGCGACCATCAGCAGCTTCAAGAAGCTTTAAATTGTATGCTACTAGTATTAAAATGTGTAAATGATAGCATGCTACATGTGGCTATCACAGGCTATCCAAACGATTTATCTCAACAAGGTGAACTCCTACTTCAAGGCTCCTTCTCTGTATGGACAGAAAGTAAAAAAGATTTACGGTTACGTTTAAAAACAATGCAACGTCACATATTCTTATACCAAAAAGTGATCTTATTCTGTAAATCGATTGCGAAGTCAACGCACACGAAAGCGATGTATCAATTTAAGCATTCGTTGAATATGAGCGAAATTGGTTTAACGGAATCGGTGAAAGGTGATCATAAGAAATTTGAAGTATGGTTACAAGGTCGTCAAGAAGTACATACGATACAAGCGGCTACAATTGAACAGAAACAAGAGTGGGTTAGTAAAATTAAACGAGTCTTGTTCAATCAGTTGGAAGAGTTGAAGGGCGAAAAAATTAAGCAATATTCATCGTTAATTCACAA accTCTACGACAAACAATTTCTTGGGAACGCCAAGTGTCCACGACGACTAGTTCTAGTGCAGCTTGTGCTTTACCAGAACGTACAATGAGTTGTGACACAGCGTTAAGATCAACACCTGAAGAAACGCTCGAATCAAATGTATGCTGGTCTTCGGACTATAGCAATAGTGAAGATGAAGACCCATTTGTTGAACAATCTTCAAATATTGGTTCAACGACAGGATCTTCAATTACTTTA aaTGAACGAATAACAGATATGAATCGTGGAAAATATGTGGCTTTAGCTGATTATAACGCAATTGGGCATAATGAAGTTAGTATTAAGGAGGGTGATATTTTTGAGCTGTTAAAAGTTGGATGCGCTGGTTGGTGGTTTGTTAGATTTGCAA ATTCGACCAAAGAAGGTTGGGCACCAGCTGCTTATCTTGAACCGATTAGTGGTAAAAAGAATCGGTATCGAAGTCAGGATGCTCTCAGTGACTAA